The genomic window GTCGCGTTGCGGTGCAGCGGCCCAGCTCGCAGTCGCTGCGAGCCACAGCGCCACGGCGCCGATGAAGGCGGCGACGCGAATGCGTTGCGAAGCGTGCTGCAGAGCGAACGGCGGTGCGGCGTTCACGGCAGCGTGTTGACCACGGGTGTCGGCGGAAACGCGCGGTAGTAGCGGAACTTGTCCTTGGGGCTGCCGCCATCGGCATCGGCACCACCGCCCGTCTCGGTGGTCGCCTGCGGTGTGATGCGCTCGAAGCGGTCGAGAGGCGTCTTCTCGATCGCATCGCCCGGCGTCAGGCCGAAGGTGAGGTTCGCATTCTTGAAGCCGGGATAGACCTGGCTGATCGCGTATGCGGACTGATGCAGTCCGCTGCGCAGTTGTTGATAGAACACGCTGTCGGTCAGCTTGAGCGGCACCAGGCCCTGGATCTTCTTTTCTTCGCGGTTGGTGCCGCCGGCGTTCCACGCTTCGGTCAGCATCGTGACCTGCTCGGTCATCTCGATCTGCGGCATGAGCGTGAAAGACGCATTGGTCTGCGTCACGTCGACCTGATTGCGCAGGTAGCCGCCGCTCACGAAAGTAAATTTGCCGAGCGACTGCGTGATGATGTTGTTGCCCAGCGCGTTCTGCGCCACCCGGATGGTGTCCCACAGCGTGTCGCTGGCGTTGAGCAGCGAGGGCAGGGTGGCCGCACTCGTGGTGGCCACCACGCGCGTGGTGCGCGCATCGATGGCCGGCAGCGTCGGCTCGAACTCCGCGATGTCCGCCGCATGAATGGTGGCGCCCGCGGTCGCGCGATCTCTGAAGATATGACGGCGCAGGTCGCGGGTCACCTCGTCGTCGGATTTCTTGATGGCACCCGACGCACCCTTGGCCTCGGCCGCGTCGATCGCGTTGGTGCCCGGCATCCACACCGTGCGTTGCCATGCCAGCAGCTTGGCGGCGGCCACGGTCTGCTGGCGCTTGGTGCCGTATTCGGCAATGGCCGGGATCGCTGCGAGCGCGATGGCGGCAAAGCTGATCACGAGCAGGGTTTCGGTCATCGCATGCCCCTGCATGCGTGCGGCGCGGTGTGGGGGCACGGGTGCGGTCTTCATCAGTCGCCGCTGTCTGGTTCGGCCGCGGCACCGATCGCCGCGCCACCCATGGCGATGGCCCGTGCCCACAACGATGGCTCGACGTTGTGCACGTGCCAGTACGGGCTGAAGAGGCTCCGGTGCTCGATGTAGCCGCCGGCAAAACCCACGTTGAATTTTCCGATTTGCGGTGGATCGTCGGCAGAAAAGTCGCGCCGGGCCCAACGGTCTTGCGGCCGCCTGAAGTACACCTGCGAGGTCGACACCGCCTTGATGTAGTCGCCCCCGAAGTTGTCCTTGAGCCCCGCACGAGAACCCTCGGTTGCATCGCCGAAGCCGGCCACCTCCCCGGTGCGGATGCGCTCGGCGCCCTTTTGCACGACCAGGGTGAGGGCCGGGCCCTTGTCGGTGTTCTTGCCCCACTTCAGAGGGTTCTTGCCCTTGAAGCCGTTCTCGCCCAACCAGTTGTCCGACTCGTGGGCGACCATCGGCTCGTGCGCCTTGACGTCGATGAAGCGTGGCATCGACCAGTCCTGCGTGAGGTTGGTGCCGATGCTGGTGCGTGGGCCGTAGTGCAGCTTGGCATCGAACTGAAGCACTGGCCAGGCGCCGGGCAGGATGCCGCCGTTGCGGTTGCCCGCAGCGCGCTCGAACGAGCCGCGGACCATGTAGGCGCTGTCGCCGATGGTGTCGTTCAGCCCGCCGTAGTCGCGCGCTTCGGTCGCAAAGGTATCGAGGGTCAGGCGTTGGCCTTCCCAACTCTTCATCACGTTGGGACCACCCGCCGCGGCGGCGCCGGCGCCGAGTCCGAAGCGACCGCGTGCGATGTCGCTCGCGCCGCCGATGAGGTCGGTGTAGAGCAAGCCGATCGGCAGGCGTATCTCGATGGCGTCGGCCGACTGCCACCGGATGCGGCCCGGTCGTCCACCGAGAATGCCCCGGTCGGCCACCAGTTCGGTCCCGCCGTTCCAGTCGACCAGCCCGCTGATGACGCTGCCCGCCAGATTGGCGAACCCGGGCGGCGTCACCGGGAAATTGCTGACGATGCCTTTGAGCGAACCCGCGACGCCGGAGCCGATCCACGTCGCCCAGTCGGGCAGAAAGCGGCGCTTCTTGGTCCAGTCGTCGCGCGTCGCTTGCGCGGCATGGGCGAAGCGCAGCACCTCGTTGTAGTCGTCCTCGTCGAACGGCCCGCGCGCCGACTGGTGATAGCTCTTCAGGTACAGGCCGAGGTCGGCGACGAACTTGGTCGCGAGGATGGCAGTCTCGCCCGGCGGCACGGTGGCGTCCGGGTCGTTGGCGCGAAGCACGTCGACGATGACCTGCGGCAGTTGCGCG from Variovorax sp. PAMC28562 includes these protein-coding regions:
- a CDS encoding Tad domain-containing protein; this translates as MTRPNMPKHQTGRHRHPGRQAGQAIVFIVAMLPIVFLSILVVYNTATATREKMKLQNTADATTYSASVLTARSLNYLAYTNRAMAANEASIATLASVQTSMGAFITSAANIQEGRVIAKGFEGLKNLQTAARTPPPFDLIFIARWVVNLGQAQRLQRTADRIAGFVEPASKPLQIGVDVLRILNQGISASQVAMLASTAAQLPQVIVDVLRANDPDATVPPGETAILATKFVADLGLYLKSYHQSARGPFDEDDYNEVLRFAHAAQATRDDWTKKRRFLPDWATWIGSGVAGSLKGIVSNFPVTPPGFANLAGSVISGLVDWNGGTELVADRGILGGRPGRIRWQSADAIEIRLPIGLLYTDLIGGASDIARGRFGLGAGAAAAGGPNVMKSWEGQRLTLDTFATEARDYGGLNDTIGDSAYMVRGSFERAAGNRNGGILPGAWPVLQFDAKLHYGPRTSIGTNLTQDWSMPRFIDVKAHEPMVAHESDNWLGENGFKGKNPLKWGKNTDKGPALTLVVQKGAERIRTGEVAGFGDATEGSRAGLKDNFGGDYIKAVSTSQVYFRRPQDRWARRDFSADDPPQIGKFNVGFAGGYIEHRSLFSPYWHVHNVEPSLWARAIAMGGAAIGAAAEPDSGD